A region of Desulfatiglans sp. DNA encodes the following proteins:
- a CDS encoding ferredoxin family protein — MKFLGEPYDTDVIKIAKGRVVIIEERCKGCGYCIEFCPRSVLAFSKGFNKKGYHLPVAQNPNECVNCHYCEIICPEFAIFSEVHTISKL; from the coding sequence ATGAAATTCTTGGGTGAACCATATGACACCGATGTTATTAAAATTGCAAAAGGAAGGGTGGTCATTATTGAAGAGCGGTGCAAAGGCTGCGGGTATTGCATAGAATTCTGTCCGCGATCCGTATTGGCCTTTTCAAAGGGATTTAATAAAAAGGGGTACCACCTCCCTGTGGCCCAGAATCCGAATGAGTGTGTAAACTGCCATTATTGCGAGATTATCTGCCCGGAGTTTGCCATTTTTTCAGAGGTGCATACTATATCCAAACTTTAA
- a CDS encoding SET domain-containing protein-lysine N-methyltransferase → MDSEIFGFESLEFSLYTKDSQINRLGCFSERVIPAETFIVEYKGDIISDEDAYKRESDPSRPGIYTFWINDNIVIDGLGNGNIAKYINHSCDPNCYYTFEGNRVLIFALKDIYQNEELTIDYSYESEGEKITCSCGSEKCRGFINSDE, encoded by the coding sequence ATGGATTCGGAAATATTCGGTTTTGAGTCTTTGGAGTTTAGCCTGTACACCAAAGACTCACAAATAAACAGGCTTGGTTGCTTTTCTGAAAGGGTAATCCCTGCTGAGACATTTATTGTGGAATATAAAGGAGATATAATCTCAGATGAAGATGCATATAAACGTGAATCAGATCCTTCACGGCCAGGCATATACACATTCTGGATAAACGACAACATCGTAATTGATGGCTTAGGAAACGGGAACATTGCAAAGTATATTAATCATTCCTGTGATCCGAATTGTTATTATACCTTTGAAGGAAACCGGGTGTTGATTTTTGCATTGAAGGATATATACCAAAATGAAGAGTTGACCATTGACTATAGTTACGAATCTGAAGGTGAAAAGATTACCTGCTCATGTGGTTCAGAAAAATGCCGGGGATTTATTAACTCTGACGAATAA
- a CDS encoding metal-dependent hydrolase, whose product MNPVTHLLTGWALAGSFRINRLERAIVTIAGIIPDIDGAGIIYDYLSAGPGFQPWLYWKYHHVLGHNIGFCLLLCLITFSFTKRRLITSLLVFISFHIHLLFDIAGSRGPDGYQWPIPYLNPFSDAWQLVWQGQWGLNSWQNIVVTLIELLIMLYIAWRKGISPLEMVSVKANNAFVNSLRKRFKNPHDIKEKNN is encoded by the coding sequence ATGAACCCTGTAACACACCTACTCACTGGTTGGGCTTTGGCCGGGTCATTCAGGATAAACCGCCTTGAACGGGCCATTGTGACAATTGCAGGCATTATCCCGGATATTGATGGTGCAGGCATTATATATGATTATCTTTCTGCCGGCCCCGGTTTTCAGCCCTGGCTATATTGGAAATATCACCATGTCCTCGGTCACAACATTGGTTTTTGCCTTTTATTATGTCTCATAACATTCTCTTTTACAAAACGCAGGCTGATAACCAGCCTTCTGGTTTTTATAAGTTTTCATATCCACCTGCTTTTCGACATTGCTGGGTCAAGGGGGCCGGATGGATACCAGTGGCCCATCCCTTACCTCAATCCATTTTCAGATGCATGGCAACTTGTCTGGCAGGGGCAGTGGGGGTTGAATAGCTGGCAGAATATTGTTGTAACATTAATTGAATTGCTGATAATGCTGTACATCGCCTGGAGAAAAGGTATATCTCCGCTGGAGATGGTATCAGTAAAGGCCAACAATGCATTTGTTAACTCTTTGAGAAAACGATTTAAAAATCCGCATGATATAAAAGAAAAAAATAATTGA
- a CDS encoding type II toxin-antitoxin system HigB family toxin: protein MHIITRKRIFEFSKKHPDCSSALESWYRIVKRTNFNSFVELRNTFPSADNVGNLTVFNIGGNKARLIAAIHYNTHRIYIRHILTHKEYDRGNWRK from the coding sequence ATGCATATAATCACTCGAAAAAGGATATTTGAGTTTTCTAAAAAGCATCCTGATTGTTCCTCTGCCCTTGAATCCTGGTACAGGATAGTTAAAAGGACTAATTTCAATTCTTTCGTTGAACTCCGAAACACTTTTCCGAGTGCGGACAATGTTGGGAATTTAACAGTTTTTAATATAGGCGGGAATAAAGCCCGTTTGATTGCAGCTATACATTATAACACTCATCGGATTTATATCCGGCATATTCTTACTCATAAAGAATATGATCGAGGGAATTGGAGGAAATGA
- a CDS encoding transcriptional regulator: MNTQLKKIAEVWPDIQPVFSVPHNKEEYERMVTLLDSIIDEVGNNENHPLTSLMETIGSLIEVYESNHVDEIEGNPCDTLNYLMEEHGLKQSDLPEIGSQGVISEILSGKRQLNVRQIKSLSTRFNVSPAVLI, translated from the coding sequence ATGAATACCCAGCTTAAAAAAATTGCAGAAGTCTGGCCTGATATTCAACCAGTATTTTCTGTGCCACATAATAAGGAAGAGTATGAAAGGATGGTAACGCTTCTTGATAGCATCATAGACGAAGTGGGGAATAATGAGAACCATCCATTAACCTCTCTTATGGAGACGATTGGAAGCCTTATTGAAGTATATGAGTCAAACCATGTTGATGAGATAGAAGGAAATCCCTGTGATACCCTGAATTACTTAATGGAGGAGCATGGCCTCAAACAATCTGACCTGCCTGAAATAGGGTCACAGGGTGTTATATCTGAAATATTATCAGGCAAACGGCAACTAAACGTCCGCCAGATAAAATCATTAAGCACACGCTTCAATGTGTCTCCGGCAGTTTTAATTTAG
- a CDS encoding DUF4145 domain-containing protein: MDWLTFISSLIGNLAWPITVIIAVIILRKPLGKLLPQIKKFQYKDLNLEFGELEKRAEAILPLESEKLIEHTIVPITALREIADISPRAAIMEAWRSVEYELKEAAKRMNLQDIKQGNIKRFIDQFRKAEIISGPIAVLLHDLRALRNDAVHASEIEISNTSTEQYIITANNLCNYLKSLTSAATVTGR; encoded by the coding sequence ATGGACTGGCTCACATTTATATCTAGCCTTATAGGAAACTTAGCTTGGCCAATAACGGTAATAATTGCGGTAATAATTCTGAGGAAACCTTTAGGAAAATTACTTCCTCAAATCAAAAAATTTCAATATAAGGACTTAAACTTAGAGTTCGGAGAGTTGGAAAAACGCGCTGAAGCTATCTTGCCTTTGGAATCTGAAAAGCTTATCGAGCACACCATAGTTCCTATTACTGCTTTAAGAGAAATAGCAGATATATCACCCCGTGCTGCTATAATGGAAGCATGGCGTTCAGTGGAATATGAATTGAAAGAAGCCGCAAAACGAATGAATCTACAAGATATAAAGCAGGGAAATATAAAAAGGTTTATAGACCAGTTTAGAAAAGCAGAAATCATAAGTGGCCCCATAGCGGTCTTGTTGCATGACCTTCGTGCACTTAGAAATGACGCAGTTCATGCATCAGAAATTGAAATATCAAATACAAGTACCGAACAATATATAATTACAGCAAACAATTTATGTAATTACTTGAAATCGCTAACAAGCGCAGCTACAGTGACCGGGCGATAA
- a CDS encoding acyl-CoA thioesterase: MNVRDYECDMQGIVNNSVYQNYLEHARHEYLRSIGIDFKMYAEKRINLVVIRIELDYKHPLTSGDRFLVTVDIKKESRIKFAFFQDIYLLPDKKPVLYGKVIGVAVNSQGRPHIPDEFKDIFAL, encoded by the coding sequence ATGAACGTAAGGGATTATGAATGTGACATGCAGGGGATTGTTAATAACTCTGTTTACCAGAACTACCTTGAACACGCACGGCATGAATACCTCAGGTCAATTGGTATTGATTTTAAAATGTATGCTGAAAAACGCATAAACCTGGTGGTAATAAGAATAGAGCTGGACTATAAACACCCCCTCACCAGCGGAGACAGATTTCTTGTCACAGTGGATATAAAAAAGGAATCCAGGATAAAATTTGCATTTTTTCAGGATATATACCTGCTCCCTGATAAAAAACCTGTATTATACGGCAAGGTAATCGGGGTGGCTGTTAATTCTCAGGGAAGGCCCCATATACCTGATGAATTTAAAGACATATTTGCTTTATAA
- a CDS encoding hemerythrin family protein: MPLINWEESLSVKVSEIDNQHKKLVGLINTLHDAMKERKANEALGGIIDELVNYALNHFQTEERYFDKFGYLKATAHKKEHKDFINRVAAFKDDFARNRIMLSMEIMEFLKGWLINHIKKVDMAYSDFFIENGLK; this comes from the coding sequence ATGCCGCTTATAAATTGGGAAGAGAGCCTAAGTGTAAAGGTTTCTGAAATAGATAATCAGCATAAAAAACTTGTCGGGCTCATTAACACACTTCATGATGCCATGAAGGAGCGAAAAGCAAATGAGGCCCTGGGAGGAATAATAGACGAGCTTGTTAATTATGCACTTAACCATTTTCAGACTGAGGAAAGGTATTTTGATAAGTTCGGTTATTTAAAAGCTACTGCACATAAAAAAGAGCACAAGGATTTTATAAACAGGGTTGCTGCCTTCAAGGATGATTTTGCCAGAAACAGGATAATGTTATCTATGGAGATAATGGAGTTTTTAAAGGGCTGGCTCATAAACCATATAAAGAAGGTGGACATGGCCTATTCGGATTTTTTTATCGAAAATGGTTTGAAATAA
- a CDS encoding acyl-CoA dehydrogenase, translating into MSDETRMDPEMLSMVLDTINKLEKEKITLETKLEMDKEGEFPKELINFMLSPEVALHLIFIPAEYGGLGAGAMDIAIVSERLAKMDLAIATSFLAICLGTDPIRVGSTPEQKAKYIGRIAEEGLIVAYGVTEPDAGSNVQALKTKAERVLDEKGEIKGYILNGQKQFITNGGVAQIYTILAETPGGPTFFIAEAGDKGLIPGKHEDKHGIRASDTCPLTLEDLYIPKENLIGGVEGQGLKLSNEVFGYTRLMVATFGLGGGMAALEKTIAYAKDRVQFGSPLIEIEGYTHRLLVPNAVRLEAARAYIEEVATRLDTDEKDLQVEGSIAKYFATEAGDAMANDAIQALGGYGYIREYEVEKIKRDIKICCIYEGTSEIQRRLISMFRLQATVRSKGDFYKSMADKVSMLPEDTCGPTLANSINLTNDVILAARKNKLTKSQYVMFLLADMMTWTEVAKAICIKAANYAGKDKSPEYMKAAARLFVREAVEKVYINGLKICQGCDTPVDELSEKLSAMNMASVMKATLKDMDFVAEELKK; encoded by the coding sequence ATGTCCGATGAGACTAGAATGGACCCAGAAATGCTTTCCATGGTGCTTGACACCATAAATAAACTTGAAAAAGAGAAGATTACCCTTGAAACAAAGCTTGAGATGGATAAGGAGGGTGAATTTCCTAAAGAGCTGATAAATTTTATGCTGAGCCCGGAGGTAGCCCTGCATCTTATCTTTATCCCCGCAGAATATGGCGGACTCGGCGCAGGGGCTATGGATATAGCTATTGTCTCAGAGAGGCTCGCCAAAATGGACCTTGCGATTGCCACATCATTCTTGGCAATATGCCTTGGCACAGACCCCATAAGGGTTGGATCAACGCCTGAGCAAAAGGCAAAATATATAGGCCGTATAGCAGAAGAGGGGCTTATTGTAGCTTACGGCGTAACAGAACCCGATGCAGGCAGCAATGTTCAGGCCCTCAAAACAAAGGCCGAGAGGGTGCTTGATGAAAAGGGTGAGATAAAAGGTTACATACTAAATGGCCAGAAACAGTTTATCACAAACGGCGGTGTAGCGCAGATATACACCATACTGGCAGAAACACCCGGCGGCCCCACATTCTTTATAGCAGAGGCAGGCGACAAGGGTTTAATCCCCGGAAAACATGAAGACAAACATGGCATCAGGGCATCTGATACCTGCCCTCTTACACTTGAAGATCTCTATATACCAAAAGAAAACCTGATAGGTGGTGTTGAGGGCCAGGGTCTCAAGCTTTCAAACGAGGTTTTCGGCTATACCCGGCTCATGGTGGCCACATTCGGCCTTGGCGGCGGCATGGCAGCCCTTGAAAAGACCATAGCATATGCCAAAGACAGGGTCCAGTTCGGCAGCCCTTTAATTGAAATTGAGGGTTATACACACAGGCTTCTTGTCCCGAATGCTGTAAGGCTTGAGGCCGCCAGGGCATATATCGAAGAGGTGGCAACAAGGCTGGATACAGATGAAAAGGATCTCCAGGTAGAGGGATCAATCGCCAAATATTTTGCTACCGAGGCCGGTGATGCAATGGCCAATGATGCTATCCAGGCACTTGGCGGATATGGCTACATCAGGGAGTATGAAGTAGAAAAGATTAAAAGGGATATAAAGATCTGCTGTATCTATGAAGGCACAAGCGAGATCCAGAGGCGGCTTATCTCCATGTTCCGTCTTCAGGCAACAGTACGTTCAAAGGGCGACTTCTATAAAAGTATGGCCGACAAAGTCTCAATGCTCCCGGAAGATACCTGCGGCCCGACACTGGCAAATTCCATAAACCTCACGAATGATGTAATACTTGCAGCAAGAAAGAACAAACTCACCAAATCACAGTATGTAATGTTCCTGCTTGCGGACATGATGACATGGACAGAGGTTGCAAAGGCTATCTGCATAAAGGCTGCTAATTATGCCGGAAAAGATAAATCTCCTGAATACATGAAGGCCGCGGCAAGACTTTTTGTGCGGGAAGCAGTGGAAAAGGTTTACATAAACGGGCTGAAAATCTGCCAGGGATGCGATACACCTGTTGATGAGCTTTCAGAGAAACTTTCAGCCATGAACATGGCCTCAGTTATGAAAGCCACCCTCAAAGACATGGATTTCGTTGCAGAAGAGCTTAAAAAATAA
- the hisC gene encoding histidinol-phosphate transaminase, translating to MTFSALERLIPDYIRRFEAYIPSKPDDELKKLYGCNRIFRLNNNENPLGPPIEAQRIISGFPPVKASIYPSGDVYYLRQKLADLTGLHPDQFLVGNGANEVIAFVIKAFCREGDNIITADKTFAVYEWVAEFSGFEARLAPLINFEFDDEKMLSMVDERTKILFICNPNNPTGTYWSLDKLSRFMDRINGSRIVVIDEAYFEFVEKEDFPDGIKLIKRYPNLVVFRTMSKMYGLAGLRIGYLAGDREVVDVIRRTCVVYSVNTVAQEAACAAIMDTGHIEKTREMVKRGRDFLEKELSLLKLPFVSNEGNYIMVKLPMSDSLAYRKLMKHGIMVRTMTGFRFPNYIRVTVSHMEYLEAFIERLSTVINREK from the coding sequence ATGACCTTTTCTGCGCTGGAGCGTCTTATTCCGGATTACATAAGGCGTTTCGAAGCCTATATCCCCAGTAAACCGGATGACGAGCTTAAAAAACTCTATGGCTGCAATCGTATTTTCAGGCTGAACAACAATGAAAACCCGCTCGGACCGCCTATCGAGGCTCAAAGGATAATTTCCGGCTTTCCGCCCGTAAAGGCATCCATATACCCCAGCGGGGATGTCTATTACCTGCGGCAGAAACTTGCCGATCTGACCGGACTGCACCCGGATCAGTTTCTTGTGGGGAACGGAGCAAACGAAGTAATAGCATTTGTTATTAAGGCCTTCTGCCGTGAAGGCGACAATATCATAACAGCAGACAAGACCTTTGCGGTCTATGAATGGGTTGCCGAATTTTCAGGATTCGAGGCAAGACTAGCACCCCTGATAAATTTCGAATTTGATGATGAAAAAATGCTCTCCATGGTAGATGAGCGGACAAAGATTCTCTTTATCTGCAACCCTAATAATCCCACCGGCACCTACTGGTCTCTGGACAAATTGTCCCGCTTTATGGACCGGATCAACGGAAGCCGCATTGTGGTTATTGATGAGGCCTACTTTGAGTTTGTTGAGAAAGAGGATTTTCCGGATGGAATAAAGCTTATCAAGAGATACCCAAATCTGGTTGTCTTCAGGACCATGTCCAAGATGTACGGCCTTGCAGGACTCAGAATAGGCTACCTGGCCGGAGACAGGGAAGTTGTGGATGTAATAAGAAGGACATGCGTTGTCTATTCCGTAAACACGGTTGCGCAGGAGGCGGCATGTGCGGCCATTATGGATACAGGCCATATAGAAAAAACCCGTGAGATGGTAAAAAGGGGCAGGGATTTCCTCGAAAAGGAGCTTTCACTACTCAAACTCCCATTTGTGAGCAATGAAGGGAATTATATAATGGTAAAGCTCCCCATGAGTGACAGCCTTGCCTATAGAAAATTGATGAAACACGGGATTATGGTGCGCACCATGACAGGCTTTCGTTTTCCGAATTACATTCGAGTGACTGTTTCACACATGGAATATCTCGAGGCATTTATAGAAAGGCTCTCCACTGTCATTAACAGGGAAAAATAA
- a CDS encoding xanthine dehydrogenase family protein has protein sequence MDNRKNIIPRIGVTFPRQDACSKVMGREKFSSDFYSSDMLYAGVKRAGIPHGRIRNISTESALSTEGVIAVLTFKDITGSNRQGVIRKDQPVLADDRVRHCGDAVALVIAESPESLKQGIDSVTVDYEPLEAIFSTERALEDGAVIIHDDNPTGNLLLKGSLERGNITRGFEECNHIVKGSFYVPMQEHAYLETEAGWAIMKDDGRVYITAATQTPFRDRMEIAHATGIEMERVAIKAPFCGGAFGGKDGISVQSLLCLAALKCPGRPVKMWWSREESFLASPKRHSAMLEYRLGAKSDGTLHALEAEITYDTGPYDHLGGAVMALGLEHAGGPYRISNTSLKTRAVYTNNPLGGAFRAFGVAQVAAAVEQMIDMLSTDTGISPLKIREINCVRKGDINSAGMTIVTSTGISDCLERIKSDPMYRQSKTWKSNASLFKKRGVGLAAVMQGMGYGPVVPDVAHAKIELLKDGIIRIYSGVTDMGQGNSSTYVQIAGEMLNQGAEQFELLQPDTDKSLPSGSATASRTTYTFGNALIGACEIFRERLLVRAADMLMVTGQEMAILPGRVRHLPSGRELGLAQLASFLSDSERCVSHRFRMPVSEDRPTGDEMLRLHGIPHAIFSYAAHLAFVEVDLLTGGVEVLKYLAVTDCGRIINPQLYEQQIQGGISQAMGYALSEEFLSNEGVVRSADFSTYIIPTSLDIPDMVSLPVEIPESTGPLGLKGVGEISTNGPLPAIANAVYDAVGERIFQSPLTSERVLTAIESSKRNGDA, from the coding sequence ATGGACAACAGGAAAAACATTATACCCCGAATAGGTGTTACCTTTCCCCGCCAGGACGCCTGCAGCAAGGTTATGGGAAGGGAAAAGTTCTCCTCTGACTTCTACTCATCCGATATGCTTTATGCAGGAGTGAAAAGGGCCGGCATACCCCACGGCCGTATCAGAAATATCAGCACAGAAAGCGCCCTTTCAACAGAAGGGGTTATAGCAGTGCTCACATTCAAAGACATTACAGGATCAAACAGGCAGGGTGTGATCAGGAAGGATCAGCCTGTTCTGGCGGATGACAGGGTAAGGCACTGCGGAGATGCAGTTGCCCTTGTAATTGCTGAAAGCCCTGAATCTCTCAAACAGGGGATAGATTCTGTAACAGTTGATTATGAACCCCTTGAAGCAATCTTCAGCACTGAACGTGCGCTTGAGGATGGAGCAGTAATCATTCATGATGATAACCCCACCGGCAACCTTCTTCTAAAGGGTTCCCTTGAGAGGGGAAATATCACCAGGGGTTTTGAGGAATGCAATCATATTGTTAAAGGCAGTTTTTACGTGCCCATGCAGGAACATGCATACCTTGAGACAGAGGCTGGATGGGCTATTATGAAGGATGACGGCAGGGTATATATTACTGCGGCCACTCAGACACCATTTCGTGACCGGATGGAAATAGCTCATGCTACAGGCATTGAAATGGAAAGGGTCGCAATAAAGGCGCCATTCTGCGGCGGCGCCTTTGGCGGAAAAGACGGAATAAGCGTTCAGAGCCTTCTCTGCCTTGCTGCACTTAAATGCCCCGGCAGACCTGTAAAGATGTGGTGGAGCAGGGAAGAAAGTTTTCTTGCCAGTCCGAAGAGACATTCGGCCATGCTTGAGTATCGCCTTGGGGCAAAATCCGATGGGACACTTCACGCCCTTGAGGCAGAAATCACCTATGACACAGGGCCATATGACCATCTTGGCGGGGCAGTCATGGCTCTCGGCCTGGAACATGCCGGAGGGCCCTACCGGATTTCAAATACATCCCTGAAGACCAGGGCAGTCTATACAAACAATCCCCTGGGCGGCGCCTTTCGCGCCTTTGGTGTGGCTCAGGTTGCCGCTGCCGTAGAGCAGATGATAGATATGCTGTCAACGGATACAGGTATCTCCCCCCTGAAGATCAGGGAGATCAACTGTGTCAGAAAAGGGGACATCAATTCGGCAGGCATGACCATTGTAACGAGCACTGGAATTTCAGACTGCCTTGAAAGAATAAAAAGCGATCCCATGTACAGGCAAAGCAAAACCTGGAAATCAAACGCCTCTCTATTCAAAAAACGCGGAGTGGGCCTGGCGGCAGTTATGCAGGGAATGGGTTACGGCCCGGTTGTCCCGGATGTTGCTCATGCAAAGATAGAGCTCTTAAAAGATGGGATTATCCGCATATATTCTGGAGTAACGGATATGGGGCAGGGTAATTCAAGCACATATGTACAGATCGCAGGAGAGATGCTGAATCAGGGAGCAGAACAGTTTGAACTGCTTCAGCCTGACACGGACAAAAGCCTGCCGTCAGGATCCGCCACTGCAAGCCGGACTACCTATACCTTTGGAAATGCACTAATCGGGGCATGTGAAATCTTCAGGGAAAGGCTTCTGGTCCGGGCTGCAGACATGCTTATGGTGACGGGACAGGAGATGGCCATTCTGCCCGGGCGTGTCAGGCATCTCCCATCGGGAAGGGAACTGGGCCTTGCCCAACTTGCCTCATTTCTTTCTGACTCTGAAAGATGCGTTTCACACCGTTTTCGAATGCCTGTATCTGAAGACAGACCCACCGGTGATGAAATGCTGAGATTACACGGTATACCTCATGCCATTTTCTCCTATGCCGCCCATCTGGCATTTGTAGAGGTGGATCTGCTTACAGGAGGGGTTGAGGTTTTGAAATATCTTGCTGTTACCGACTGCGGACGCATTATCAATCCCCAGCTCTATGAACAGCAGATACAGGGAGGAATTTCTCAGGCCATGGGATATGCCCTGAGCGAAGAATTCCTCTCAAATGAGGGGGTGGTTCGATCCGCTGATTTTTCCACCTACATAATCCCCACATCCCTGGACATTCCGGATATGGTATCCCTTCCCGTTGAAATACCCGAGAGCACCGGGCCCTTGGGGCTGAAGGGTGTCGGTGAAATATCAACAAACGGCCCCCTTCCGGCCATAGCAAACGCGGTTTATGATGCTGTGGGTGAGAGAATCTTCCAGTCGCCCCTGACTTCCGAAAGGGTACTGACAGCCATTGAATCTTCGAAAAGAAATGGAGATGCATGA
- a CDS encoding (2Fe-2S)-binding protein — MNIKFQLNNRPITVNVPPDRRVIDLLRDDLGLTGTKEGCGSGECGACSILVNGTTRLSCLMLAPQLNGCIVETIEGLTHGDDMNHLQEAFVKHGAVQCGFCTPGMIITATDLLRKNPHPSRDEIRQGISGNLCRCTGYQKIVDAIDAAAENSDDEAVR; from the coding sequence ATGAATATAAAGTTTCAACTGAATAACAGACCAATCACAGTTAATGTACCACCCGACAGAAGGGTTATAGACCTGCTGCGTGATGACCTTGGACTGACCGGTACAAAGGAGGGATGCGGATCAGGAGAATGCGGTGCCTGCTCGATTCTTGTGAACGGGACCACCAGGCTCTCGTGCCTGATGCTCGCGCCGCAGCTTAACGGGTGTATTGTAGAAACCATAGAGGGCCTCACCCATGGTGATGATATGAATCACCTGCAGGAAGCATTCGTAAAACACGGCGCAGTTCAATGCGGGTTCTGCACACCCGGGATGATTATTACTGCAACAGACCTGTTAAGAAAGAACCCTCACCCATCCAGGGATGAAATCCGGCAGGGAATAAGCGGAAACCTGTGCAGGTGTACTGGTTATCAGAAAATTGTGGATGCCATAGATGCAGCAGCAGAAAACAGCGATGATGAGGCAGTAAGATGA
- a CDS encoding xanthine dehydrogenase family protein subunit M, giving the protein MTKVMLPETLDELWPILENEPETAIYAGGTDFLVKRRKGLCGHGPLACLERIGELRGIEEDARHVNIGACATFSEILASAPVRNHFPLLIKALSVLGSPHIRNMGTIGGNIATASPAGDSLAPLYVLGAEIKLVTSESFRLVPVKDLIKGPGQTDIRPKEIISGVVLKKSGAYNLHHYEKIGRRKALSIAIVSLAALMKIDENSIIKEAHFAWGSVAPTVFYSPEAEKAVKDRPFTMQVLKDAADIIRRDVQPIDDIRASAGYRRSAAANILFRLLQASSDFSHGSHDIEVSGK; this is encoded by the coding sequence ATGACAAAGGTGATGTTACCCGAAACACTTGATGAGTTATGGCCGATCCTTGAAAATGAGCCTGAAACCGCCATCTATGCCGGGGGGACCGATTTTCTGGTAAAACGGCGCAAAGGATTATGCGGCCACGGGCCATTAGCCTGCCTGGAAAGGATCGGAGAACTGAGAGGGATAGAGGAAGACGCTAGGCATGTTAATATAGGGGCCTGCGCCACCTTTTCCGAGATCCTTGCCAGCGCTCCTGTGCGGAATCACTTTCCCCTGCTCATAAAGGCCCTTAGTGTCCTGGGGTCCCCTCATATAAGAAATATGGGCACCATAGGGGGCAATATCGCCACTGCATCACCTGCCGGTGACAGCCTTGCGCCGCTTTACGTGCTGGGCGCTGAGATAAAACTTGTCACCAGTGAATCATTCAGGCTGGTTCCCGTAAAGGATCTTATAAAGGGGCCGGGACAAACAGATATCAGGCCAAAGGAGATCATTTCCGGTGTTGTACTGAAAAAGAGCGGGGCCTATAATTTACACCATTATGAAAAAATCGGCCGAAGAAAGGCGCTTTCCATAGCCATAGTCAGCCTTGCCGCTCTCATGAAGATCGATGAAAACAGTATTATCAAAGAGGCGCACTTTGCCTGGGGCAGTGTTGCGCCGACTGTTTTTTATTCCCCTGAGGCGGAGAAGGCGGTAAAGGACAGGCCTTTTACCATGCAGGTTCTCAAAGATGCGGCTGACATTATTCGAAGGGATGTTCAGCCCATAGATGATATTCGCGCCTCTGCCGGTTACCGCAGGTCTGCTGCTGCAAACATACTTTTCAGACTATTACAGGCATCTTCAGATTTTTCTCATGGCTCACATGATATAGAGGTATCTGGTAAATGA